In the Roseimicrobium gellanilyticum genome, one interval contains:
- a CDS encoding DUF2071 domain-containing protein, which yields MVMKHSSAMKAGVGALEEGGEICAVVEDGGPLGGHARMGAGMPPLLEGVRCLTDDAEPGASSRSGGILAPDGVGSPLIHHHPSIAETSSAAARSRLLDMRRGEPFLFADWEHALMLHYEVAPEALQPFVPFPLDVRDGKAYVSLVAFTMRGMRPRHGGKLAALAFKPIATHGFLNVRTYVKHHGESGIYFLAEWLPNKLAVLLGRPVFGLPYRLGRLDYRHHHERGRIRGSVIAHRRKGKSGGGGVLRYRAALPLHPDFRPAEHGSLTEFLMERYTAFTTWLGWKRCFRIWHEPWPQCEVEAVIEDDSLMSLTGEWAKHACFIGANYSPGLRDVWMSRPVRASRHRL from the coding sequence ATGGTCATGAAACACTCCAGCGCGATGAAAGCGGGGGTTGGGGCATTGGAGGAGGGGGGAGAGATATGCGCTGTCGTGGAGGATGGCGGGCCGCTGGGCGGTCACGCGCGCATGGGGGCAGGAATGCCCCCACTCCTTGAAGGAGTGCGATGCCTCACAGACGATGCAGAACCGGGCGCTAGCTCAAGGAGCGGGGGCATTCTTGCTCCCGACGGGGTGGGTTCGCCCCTGATACACCATCACCCATCAATCGCAGAAACATCCAGCGCCGCGGCTCGCAGCCGCCTGCTGGATATGCGCAGAGGAGAACCTTTCCTCTTCGCCGATTGGGAACACGCACTCATGCTGCACTACGAAGTTGCTCCGGAGGCACTGCAACCCTTCGTCCCCTTCCCCCTCGATGTACGCGACGGAAAGGCCTATGTGAGCCTGGTCGCCTTCACCATGCGTGGCATGCGACCGCGTCACGGCGGGAAGCTCGCGGCACTCGCCTTCAAGCCCATTGCCACCCACGGCTTTCTCAATGTGCGCACCTATGTGAAGCACCACGGTGAGAGCGGCATCTACTTCCTGGCCGAGTGGTTGCCGAACAAGCTCGCGGTGTTGCTGGGACGGCCGGTCTTCGGATTGCCGTATCGATTGGGCAGGCTGGACTACCGGCATCATCATGAGCGCGGAAGAATACGTGGCAGCGTGATTGCTCACAGGAGGAAGGGCAAGAGCGGTGGCGGAGGAGTGTTGCGCTACCGGGCCGCACTGCCGCTGCATCCGGACTTCCGTCCAGCGGAGCACGGATCGCTCACCGAGTTCCTCATGGAGCGTTACACAGCCTTCACCACCTGGCTGGGGTGGAAGCGCTGTTTCCGCATCTGGCATGAACCCTGGCCACAGTGCGAGGTGGAGGCCGTCATCGAAGACGACAGCCTCATGTCCCTTACGGGCGAGTGGGCCAAACACGCGTGCTTCATCGGCGCCAACTACTCGCCGGGTTTGCGGGACGTGTGGATGTCCAGGCCCGTCCGCGCCAGCCGCCATCGCCTTTAA
- a CDS encoding TIGR01777 family oxidoreductase: MHKGKVIIAGGSGFLGIALARYLAGEGYEVFILSRHLLPPGVPARYIHWDGRTLGAWAAELEGATAVVNLTGKNVNCRYTTAALDEINDSRVDSVKVIGEAVRACRFPPAVWVQAGSLAIYGDAGDHVCDENAPHGEGIPVDTCLKWEGAFEAENTPHTRKVIYRISFVLGNGGGALRMLANLTKCYLGGAIGSGRQYISWLHVEDMNRLWLRAIEDERMSGVYNATAPEAVTNAGFMRELRSTLHRPWSPPMPAFLVPIGCFFLRTEPVLALTGRRGIPARLTQEGFEFRHAELPEALHDLFAK; the protein is encoded by the coding sequence ATGCACAAGGGAAAAGTCATCATCGCCGGAGGCAGCGGATTCCTGGGAATCGCCCTGGCACGCTATCTGGCTGGGGAAGGCTACGAGGTCTTCATCCTGTCACGTCATCTTCTGCCGCCTGGTGTTCCTGCGAGATACATCCACTGGGACGGCAGGACCCTGGGAGCCTGGGCGGCTGAGCTGGAAGGTGCCACTGCCGTGGTGAATCTCACCGGGAAGAATGTGAACTGCCGCTACACCACGGCAGCGCTGGATGAAATCAACGACTCACGCGTGGATTCGGTGAAGGTCATCGGCGAGGCCGTCCGCGCCTGCCGTTTCCCGCCAGCGGTATGGGTGCAGGCTGGCTCACTCGCCATCTATGGTGATGCTGGTGATCATGTGTGCGATGAGAACGCGCCGCACGGCGAAGGCATCCCGGTGGACACCTGCTTGAAATGGGAGGGCGCGTTCGAAGCGGAAAACACACCTCATACGCGCAAGGTCATCTACCGCATCAGCTTCGTGCTGGGAAATGGAGGCGGCGCCCTCCGCATGCTGGCCAACCTCACGAAGTGCTACCTTGGAGGCGCGATCGGGAGTGGACGCCAGTACATCTCGTGGCTCCACGTGGAGGACATGAATCGACTGTGGCTGCGCGCGATCGAAGACGAACGCATGAGCGGCGTGTACAACGCGACGGCACCGGAAGCGGTGACGAATGCCGGGTTCATGCGGGAGCTTCGCAGCACCTTGCATCGCCCCTGGAGCCCGCCGATGCCCGCGTTCCTCGTACCCATCGGTTGCTTCTTCCTGCGTACGGAACCGGTACTCGCACTCACCGGCCGGCGCGGCATTCCCGCACGCCTTACGCAGGAGGGTTTCGAGTTCCGCCATGCGGAACTGCCCGAAGCGCTGCACGACCTCTTTGCCAAGTAA
- a CDS encoding wax synthase family protein, whose protein sequence is MNATTAITEALPRWVTMWVLAAAVFYTGKVAMWMLTPAPKGGRDAVLTAGWWLAWPGMSLNGWSKWPARTKADAAGEREVGTLWLDGVRNILFGAALLWGVARLFTHPLAAGWVGMVGLIFLLHFGVFHLVTAFWGGLGLKVKPVMRNPLAATTLAEFWGQRWNTSFRDLAHRTLFIPVARRFGETGATWFVFAISGLVHELVISVPAGAGYGLPTAYFLVQGAGLILERRYCKLPTIIKHIRTVLFTAVPAFFLFHPPFVEGVMVPFFHAIGALP, encoded by the coding sequence ATGAACGCCACAACCGCCATCACCGAAGCTCTGCCTCGCTGGGTGACCATGTGGGTGCTGGCGGCTGCGGTCTTCTATACTGGGAAGGTGGCCATGTGGATGCTGACACCCGCTCCGAAAGGCGGAAGAGACGCCGTACTCACCGCTGGATGGTGGCTCGCCTGGCCGGGCATGAGCCTGAACGGCTGGAGCAAGTGGCCCGCACGGACGAAGGCGGACGCCGCGGGAGAGCGTGAAGTGGGAACACTCTGGTTGGACGGCGTGCGCAACATCCTCTTTGGCGCAGCGCTGCTCTGGGGTGTGGCGAGACTCTTCACCCATCCGCTCGCTGCGGGATGGGTAGGCATGGTGGGGCTCATCTTCCTGCTGCACTTCGGTGTGTTCCACCTCGTGACCGCCTTCTGGGGCGGGCTCGGCCTGAAGGTGAAGCCGGTCATGCGCAATCCTCTTGCTGCCACCACGCTGGCAGAGTTCTGGGGTCAGAGGTGGAATACCTCGTTCCGCGACCTCGCGCACCGCACACTCTTCATCCCCGTGGCGCGTCGCTTCGGCGAGACTGGGGCCACTTGGTTCGTCTTCGCCATCTCGGGACTGGTGCATGAGCTGGTCATCAGTGTGCCGGCGGGTGCGGGGTATGGATTGCCCACCGCCTACTTCCTGGTGCAGGGCGCGGGACTCATCCTGGAGCGGCGCTACTGCAAGCTCCCCACCATCATCAAGCACATCCGCACCGTGCTCTTCACGGCGGTGCCGGCCTTCTTCCTCTTCCATCCGCCTTTCGTGGAGGGCGTCATGGTTCCGTTCTTCCACGCCATCGGAGCCCTGCCATGA
- a CDS encoding GbsR/MarR family transcriptional regulator, whose protein sequence is MTDLPPITRKFILHWGEMGVRWGINRTMAQIHALLYLSERPLNAEEICEALELARSNVSVSLRELQGWGIVKLVHLPGDRRDHFESMKDVFEMFRVIANERRRREVDPTLKLIEDCLEDTGKEKKGEEYVRARLTTMKEFFELATTFANQLERLPTGSLVKVARMGDKAVKLLGLGGQGS, encoded by the coding sequence ATGACGGACCTGCCGCCCATCACCCGCAAATTCATCCTCCACTGGGGAGAGATGGGCGTGCGCTGGGGCATCAACCGGACCATGGCGCAGATCCATGCGCTGCTGTATCTCTCGGAGCGCCCGCTGAATGCGGAGGAAATCTGCGAGGCGCTGGAGCTGGCCCGGTCGAATGTCAGCGTCTCGCTCCGCGAGCTGCAGGGCTGGGGGATTGTGAAGCTGGTGCACCTGCCGGGCGATCGCCGGGACCACTTCGAGAGCATGAAGGACGTCTTCGAGATGTTCCGCGTCATCGCCAACGAGCGTCGCCGCCGTGAGGTGGATCCCACGCTCAAGCTCATCGAGGACTGTCTGGAAGACACCGGCAAGGAGAAGAAGGGCGAGGAGTATGTGCGTGCCCGACTCACGACCATGAAGGAGTTCTTCGAGCTGGCCACGACCTTCGCCAACCAGCTTGAACGTCTTCCCACCGGTTCGCTGGTGAAGGTGGCCCGCATGGGGGACAAGGCGGTGAAGCTGCTGGGTTTGGGAGGCCAGGGGTCATAG